One genomic window of Aricia agestis chromosome 7, ilAriAges1.1, whole genome shotgun sequence includes the following:
- the LOC121728760 gene encoding achaete-scute complex protein T3-like, whose translation MLQELQLVQGQTNYVVVSSGYPSATVTKTAAEKRIVPIAPAPEKNYVTHDTPPNLQYRKKVHFRTNPYTGPQAASIARRNARERNRVKQVNDGFNALRRHLPASVVAALSGGARRGSGKKLSKVDTLRMVVEYIRYLQQLLEESDAALGITRDQENRENIPNSAAMTSISDMDDGFFYGGSPCSDKPESPAPSECSSGVSSSYSNVDRYDAAAQQQIGHMDEDELLDVISWWQQK comes from the coding sequence ATGTTACAAGAGCTGCAGCTCGTTCAAGGTCAGACGAACTACGTCGTCGTGTCCTCCGGCTACCCCTCGGCGACCGTCACGAAGACCGCAGCGGAAAAGCGGATAGTTCCCATAGCGCCGGCGCCCGAAAAGAACTACGTCACGCACGACACCCCGCCGAATCTCCAGTACAGGAAGAAGGTTCACTTCCGGACGAACCCGTACACCGGGCCGCAGGCCGCCTCCATCGCCCGCAGGAACGCCCGGGAGAGAAATAGAGTTAAACAAGTGAACGACGGCTTCAACGCCCTCCGCCGGCACCTGCCCGCGTCCGTGGTGGCCGCGCTTTCGGGAGGGGCGAGGCGAGGGTCCGGCAAAAAGCTCAGCAAGGTCGACACGCTGCGGATGGTAGTGGAGTACATAAGGTACCTTCAGCAGCTCCTCGAGGAGAGCGACGCGGCGCTCGGCATAACTCGGGACCAGGAGAACAGGGAGAACATACCGAACAGCGCGGCAATGACGTCGATATCGGACATGGATGACGGGTTTTTCTACGGCGGATCGCCATGCTCCGACAAGCCGGAGTCTCCCGCACCGTCGGAGTGCTCGTCGGGGGTGTCCTCGTCGTACTCCAACGTCGACCGGTACGACGCGGCAGCGCAGCAGCAGATCGGACACATGGACGAGGACGAGCTGTTAGACGTCATCTCGTGGTGGCAGCAGAAATAG